The nucleotide window TCTATGCCGAATCTCTTGCACGTTTCCAAGGAACCTCTCCATATATTTATCCTCTCTATGGCTTGGGAGAACTACCCCAGGTTTTTTCTGTCGTTCCAATTTATCTTTGCCTTGTTTACTTGATTTTTTCTCAAGTTTTAGATGATTATTTCTTGATTCTTCTGTGACTTCTCTCGATCTCTTCCCCTTTTTCAGGCATTTGCACGGCTTAGTGCTGTGTATGGTGGCACATATATGTTGTGCAAACCTGAGTGCAAGGTATTTCCGCTTGcactttgttttttctttcttgtggtGTGAGATTTTGTTGTAGGACGCTGAACTCATAGATATATATCAATGTTAATTTTATGACAGGTAGAGTTTGATGAAGAGGGTAAGGTTATTGGTGTAACATCTGAGGGAGAGACTGCCAAATGCAAAAAGATTGTGTGTGACCCTTCCTACCTTCCAAACAAGGTAATTTTACTGTTTTTAACATGTTCAAACCATCAACTGATATTATTTAACCTTGTCCTTTCTTTCTCtggttattttgtatatatgaaTGTAGAATGGttcatgaaaatgatgtttAATCACATTAAAACAGGTTCGGAAGATTGGTACAGTTGCTCGGGCCATCGCAATTATGAGCCACCCTATTCCAAACACCAATGACTCTCACTCAGTGCAGGTCATCATACCTCAGAAGCAGCTGGGCCGCAAATCAGACATGTGAGTTCCTTTATAttctttttatatgtttttgtggTAAGCTTCATTTCAATATCATATTGACATACGTTTCTTATTCTGGACCTGgaaacctctttagacttcaACTTGATTGCACACACCCACACTGAATTATTGCGCCCCGTTTAGAAATTACAGTGATGTTTGTTTTGCCATTTGTTaccattctttttgttttcttatgttgTGAGACCTCTCTACACACTGACAGGTATGTCTTCTGCTGTTCCTACTCCCACAACGTTGCTCCCAAGGGAAAATTCATCGCATTTGTATCTACAGATGCAGAGACTGATAACCCTCAAACCGAACTAAAGGCTGGAATTGATCTCTTGggtcctgttgatgagatattCTTCGACATGTATGATAGATATGAGCCTGTCAACGAGCCTGCTCTGGACAACTGCTTTATATCAACGGTGAGGGGAGCTAGACACGTCTTTAGTTTTTAATAGAAGCCTACTTTTAACTTGGATGATGGTTTTAAGTAACTAACCCTTTCCTTGTTGGTCATTACAGAGCTATGATGCTACAACACACTTCGAGACAACTGTTGCTGATGTGTTGAACATGTATACCCTGATCACCGGAAAGGTAAATGTTCTGATGTTTGATTAGATGGAGAGAGAAACGTCGGGACATCGTTCACAtcaattttgtgtttttttttctcttatgttgCAGCAACTGGACCTAAGTGTTGATCTGAGTGCAGCAAGTGCTGCAGAGGAATGAGGAATGAGGA belongs to Brassica rapa cultivar Chiifu-401-42 chromosome A07, CAAS_Brap_v3.01, whole genome shotgun sequence and includes:
- the LOC103830236 gene encoding guanosine nucleotide diphosphate dissociation inhibitor 2, which translates into the protein MDEEYEVIVLGTGLKECILSGLLSVDGVKVLHMDRNDYYGGESTSLNLNQLWKKFRREEKAPEHLGASRDYNVDMMPKFMMGNGKLVRTLIHTDVTKYLSFKAVDGSYVFVKGKVQKVPVTPMEALKSPLMGIFEKRRAGKFFSYVQDYDEKDPKTHNGMDLTKVTTKELIAKFGLDDNTIDFIGHAVALHTNDQHLNQPALDTVMRMKLYAESLARFQGTSPYIYPLYGLGELPQAFARLSAVYGGTYMLCKPECKVEFDEEGKVIGVTSEGETAKCKKIVCDPSYLPNKVRKIGTVARAIAIMSHPIPNTNDSHSVQVIIPQKQLGRKSDMYVFCCSYSHNVAPKGKFIAFVSTDAETDNPQTELKAGIDLLGPVDEIFFDMYDRYEPVNEPALDNCFISTSYDATTHFETTVADVLNMYTLITGKQLDLSVDLSAASAAEE